The bacterium genome includes a window with the following:
- the alaS gene encoding alanine--tRNA ligase: MMTSNEIRQSFLDFFASKGHHIVPSAPVIPQNDPTLIFTNAGMNQFKDIFLGAARAEHPRVVDSQKCIRVSGKHNDLEQVGRDTYHHTFFEMLGNWSFGDYFKAEAIEWAWELLTEVWQLPKDRLWATVFAGDPIDHVEADDEAAAMWKKHTDINPAQILRFGKKDNFWEMGDTGPCGPCSEIHLDRGPDFCDQRSPDHVCAVNGGCARYIELWNLVFIQYNRNENGELRMLPAKHVDTGAGFERICSILQRKSSNYDIDLFQPIIVEISRLTGKSYSDGEAGVPFRVLCDHIRSLSFAIADGAIPGNEGRGYVLRRLLRRAARFGRVLGMQEPFIHQLVAPLAVSMGDAYPEIRQRQEYISRVLHAEEEGFGRTLDRGIEIFETKANQILAKGQTVFPGIDAFVLHDTYGFPLDLTQLMAEEKQLSVDVTGFDQEMERQRERSSKTQDNKYATIEIVTHENGSQFVGYEQDQVETVTIHVEPDKIVLKHTPFYAESGGQVADTGLISGKEFTFQVSDTRKLGEHIVHFGRIVQGRTPGAVETVLAEIDRAKRRATERNHTVTHLTHKALRTVLGDHVHQSGSWVGPQQMRFDFSHFEKVAAAQLRQIEDIVNEQIQTNRLVSWQEMPLEQARAMGAMALFGEKYGERVRMVEVAGFSRELCGGTHVRATGEIGVFAITAESAVAAGIRRIECATGTGFIDLYRSQQDGVNESAALLGCRPDEIGERVRRLIEERKMLEQELRKLRQQSAAGETDDLLARIQTVRGVSLIAAQVQAAGIDELRQMGDLLREKMKSGVAVLALIMDNKANFLCVVSKDLIESKKLKAGEIVKRVAALAGGSGGGKPHMALAGAKEIAKVASALQQTPEILTEMIG; this comes from the coding sequence ATGATGACCTCCAATGAAATACGACAATCGTTTCTTGATTTTTTTGCCTCCAAAGGGCATCATATTGTTCCCAGTGCGCCGGTGATCCCGCAGAACGATCCCACGTTGATTTTTACCAACGCCGGCATGAATCAATTCAAGGACATTTTTCTCGGCGCCGCCCGGGCCGAACATCCGCGCGTGGTGGATTCGCAGAAATGCATCCGCGTATCGGGCAAGCACAATGACCTGGAACAGGTCGGCCGCGACACGTATCACCACACCTTTTTCGAGATGCTCGGCAACTGGTCCTTTGGCGATTATTTCAAGGCCGAGGCCATCGAATGGGCCTGGGAGCTGTTGACAGAAGTCTGGCAACTGCCCAAAGACCGGCTCTGGGCCACAGTCTTTGCCGGCGACCCAATCGACCATGTTGAGGCGGATGACGAGGCGGCTGCGATGTGGAAAAAACACACGGACATCAATCCAGCGCAGATACTGCGGTTCGGTAAAAAGGACAATTTCTGGGAGATGGGCGACACCGGCCCGTGCGGCCCTTGTTCAGAGATCCACCTGGACCGCGGGCCGGATTTCTGCGATCAGCGCAGCCCAGACCATGTCTGCGCGGTCAATGGAGGCTGCGCGCGCTATATCGAGCTGTGGAATCTGGTTTTCATCCAATACAATCGCAATGAAAACGGTGAGCTGCGGATGCTGCCCGCCAAACATGTAGACACCGGCGCCGGCTTTGAAAGGATTTGCTCCATCCTGCAGCGCAAGAGCTCCAATTACGACATCGACCTTTTTCAGCCGATCATTGTGGAGATCAGCCGCTTGACCGGCAAATCCTACAGCGACGGCGAAGCGGGTGTGCCCTTCCGGGTGCTGTGCGACCACATCCGCAGCCTGAGCTTTGCCATTGCCGACGGCGCGATTCCGGGTAACGAAGGCCGCGGCTATGTGCTGCGCCGTTTGTTGCGTCGCGCCGCCCGTTTCGGCCGCGTGCTGGGCATGCAGGAACCGTTCATCCACCAGCTGGTGGCGCCGCTGGCCGTTTCCATGGGCGACGCCTATCCGGAGATCCGGCAGCGACAAGAGTATATCAGCCGCGTGCTGCACGCGGAAGAAGAGGGCTTTGGCCGCACCTTGGACCGCGGCATTGAAATTTTTGAAACCAAAGCCAATCAGATTCTGGCAAAAGGTCAGACTGTGTTTCCAGGCATCGACGCCTTTGTCCTGCACGATACCTATGGCTTCCCTTTAGACCTCACCCAGTTGATGGCGGAGGAAAAACAGCTCAGCGTCGACGTCACCGGATTTGATCAGGAGATGGAACGCCAGCGCGAACGCTCCAGCAAAACCCAGGACAACAAGTACGCTACGATAGAGATCGTGACCCACGAGAACGGTTCGCAATTCGTCGGTTATGAACAGGATCAGGTCGAGACCGTCACCATCCATGTAGAGCCCGACAAGATCGTGCTCAAGCACACGCCGTTCTACGCTGAATCCGGCGGCCAGGTGGCGGACACTGGTCTGATCTCGGGCAAAGAGTTTACCTTTCAGGTCTCAGACACGCGCAAGCTGGGCGAGCACATCGTCCATTTCGGCCGAATCGTGCAGGGCCGTACCCCCGGCGCCGTCGAAACCGTGCTGGCCGAGATCGACCGGGCCAAGCGCCGGGCCACGGAGCGGAACCACACCGTGACCCATCTGACGCACAAGGCGCTGCGCACCGTGTTGGGCGACCATGTTCACCAATCCGGTTCCTGGGTCGGGCCGCAGCAGATGCGTTTTGATTTCTCTCATTTTGAAAAAGTGGCTGCCGCTCAATTGCGGCAGATCGAAGATATCGTCAATGAGCAGATCCAGACCAATCGTTTAGTCTCCTGGCAGGAGATGCCTTTGGAGCAGGCGCGGGCGATGGGCGCCATGGCATTGTTCGGCGAAAAATACGGCGAACGGGTGCGCATGGTGGAAGTCGCCGGTTTTTCCCGTGAACTGTGCGGCGGAACCCATGTGCGCGCCACCGGCGAAATCGGTGTTTTCGCCATCACCGCCGAGAGCGCGGTGGCGGCCGGCATCCGCCGTATCGAGTGCGCCACCGGCACCGGTTTTATCGATCTGTACCGTTCGCAGCAGGACGGAGTGAACGAATCAGCCGCACTGCTGGGGTGCCGGCCGGATGAGATCGGGGAACGGGTACGCAGACTGATCGAGGAACGGAAAATGCTGGAGCAGGAATTGCGCAAACTGCGTCAGCAATCCGCAGCCGGTGAAACCGACGACCTACTGGCGCGCATTCAGACGGTGCGTGGGGTTTCCCTGATCGCCGCCCAGGTGCAGGCGGCCGGAATCGATGAACTGCGGCAGATGGGCGATCTGTTGCGGGAAAAAATGAAATCCGGCGTAGCGGTCCTAGCGCTGATCATGGACAACAAAGCCAATTTTCTCTGCGTGGTCAGCAAGGATTTGATCGAATCGAAAAAGCTCAAAGCGGGCGAGATCGTCAAACGCGTCGCCGCCCTGGCCGGCGGCAGCGGCGGCGGAAAACCGCACATGGCGCTCGCCGGAGCCAAAGAGATCGCCAAAGTCGCATCCGCCTTGCAGCAGACGCCGGAGATCCTCACCGAAATGATCGGCTGA
- a CDS encoding geranylgeranylglyceryl/heptaprenylglyceryl phosphate synthase: protein MNVQKNLLQTKEKRGAGYLVLIDPDKQPVEEAVRLAGLCEQGGVDALLIGGSLLFSHLFDDLIKAIKEQCALPLIIFPGSTRQLSPYADAILFISLISGRNPTHLISDQVFAAPIIRSMNLEAISTAYMFVESGNATSAQFLSDTKPLPREKPEIAMAHAMAAEYLGFKLIYLEAGSGAKQSIPEPMIHAIKNCCSLPMIVGGGIRTPEEAAAKVQAGAGFIVTGNILEKHRDLGLIRAFSQAVHYKQAAPLS, encoded by the coding sequence GTGAACGTTCAGAAAAACCTGTTGCAGACTAAAGAGAAAAGAGGCGCCGGCTATCTTGTGCTGATCGATCCGGACAAGCAGCCTGTCGAGGAAGCCGTGCGCTTAGCCGGGCTTTGCGAGCAAGGGGGCGTGGATGCGCTGTTGATCGGCGGGAGCCTATTGTTCTCCCATCTGTTCGATGATCTGATCAAAGCCATCAAGGAACAATGCGCTCTGCCGCTGATCATTTTTCCGGGCAGCACACGCCAGCTGTCCCCGTACGCAGACGCCATTCTGTTTATCTCCCTGATCAGCGGACGCAACCCCACCCATCTGATCAGCGATCAGGTGTTTGCCGCGCCCATCATCCGTTCGATGAATCTGGAGGCCATCTCCACCGCCTATATGTTCGTGGAATCGGGCAACGCCACCTCCGCCCAATTTCTCAGCGACACCAAACCATTGCCGCGGGAAAAACCCGAGATCGCCATGGCCCATGCCATGGCGGCGGAATACCTCGGCTTCAAACTGATCTATCTGGAGGCGGGCAGCGGCGCCAAGCAGTCCATTCCGGAACCCATGATCCACGCCATTAAAAATTGTTGTTCACTGCCGATGATCGTCGGCGGCGGCATCCGCACCCCGGAGGAGGCGGCCGCCAAGGTGCAGGCGGGCGCCGGCTTTATCGTCACCGGCAACATTCTGGAGAAGCATCGGGATCTGGGATTGATACGGGCTTTCAGCCAAGCCGTCCATTATAAACAAGCAGCGCCTTTATCCTAA